The Cervus canadensis isolate Bull #8, Minnesota chromosome X, ASM1932006v1, whole genome shotgun sequence genome contains a region encoding:
- the LOC122435538 gene encoding ferritin heavy chain-like, giving the protein MLPAPPSQVRQNYHPECEAAVNSHAALELHASFQCLAVAFYLDRDDVALKHFHRFFLLRSHEHDRRAESLMFLQNRRGGRVSLQNIRKPETQEWESGLKAMQNALHVEEHINQSLLDLHQLATEKRDPHLCHILETGFLNQQVEFIKELAGHVSNLSKMGSPEGGLAEYLFDKLSLSDGDKRD; this is encoded by the coding sequence ATGCTGCCAGCACCGCCCTCGCAGGTACGCCAGAACTACCACCCCGAGTGTGAGGCCGCGGTCAACAGCCACGCCGCCCTGGAGCTCCACGCCTCCTTCCAGTGCCTGGCCGTGGCCTTCTACCTCGACCGTGATGACGTGGCCTTGAAGCACTTCCACCGCTTCTTCCTGCTTCGCTCCCATGAGCACGACAGGAGAGCTGAGAGCCTGATGTTCCTGCAGAACCGGCGTGGGGGCCGCGTCTCCCTCCAGAACATCAGGAAGCCGGAGACCCAAGAGTGGGAGAGTGGTCTCAAAGCCATGCAGAATGCTCTGCACGTGGAGGAGCACATCAACCAGAGCCTCCTCGACCTGCACCAGCTGGCCACCGAAAAGCGCGACCCCCACCTGTGCCACATCCTGGAGACCGGCTTCCTGAACCAGCAGGTGGAGTTCATCAAGGAGCTGGCGGGCCATGTCAGCAACCTGAGTAAGATGGGGTCCCCGGAAGGTGGCCTGGCAGAGTACCTCTTTGACAAGCTTAGCCTGAGTGATGGTGACAAGAGAGACTGA